In Helicobacter sp. 'house sparrow 1', one DNA window encodes the following:
- a CDS encoding disulfide bond formation protein B has translation MCLAGFLIILFPVGIANFILGYVMGDSPCALCWGQREAMIFIGVIALFIVRFGIKPKYIAALLIVTAFGLYQSFAHFGNHAGRDLDQGFSIMIFGLHTYFWAEVVFWAVILLLGVMLIFAPSFKALETAKLTFGKYKQTAFIVCAFVVASNILQAFVSTGIPPYLGQGDPVRFSFNPKNVVWSTEGWNETWSGISFLGKRDVKDPDYAFAPTKVISFNHNANQSPFEKIDRSLKIVDTQVLPFNQPLNTLNSIDNTLIASSKFDVYFLDKDFKVEDSFELDPNFSATINPIVGIVPFMQDKYLLMGSNKTLLRFARNPNADAQLQYADFIKGADRFEGRGENLGRNRLDTVRSKFHHTLSVATDGKYFYLATVPNNKDKNTFVISQFLEKDQVLSAEFTPKADLKPSRSLGDLYITSMVSRHNKLYALSKQYNVIIIIDPLEQKVEKVISYPENITNARALLIEGDKIKILSYEDKKNLLYTLD, from the coding sequence ATGTGCTTGGCTGGTTTTCTGATTATCCTTTTTCCTGTAGGAATTGCAAATTTTATTCTTGGGTATGTGATGGGAGATAGTCCTTGTGCATTATGCTGGGGTCAGAGAGAGGCAATGATTTTTATTGGAGTGATTGCACTTTTTATTGTTAGGTTTGGAATCAAGCCAAAGTATATTGCAGCTTTATTAATTGTAACTGCCTTTGGTCTTTATCAATCATTTGCACATTTTGGGAATCACGCAGGTAGGGATTTAGATCAAGGTTTTAGTATTATGATATTTGGGTTGCATACTTATTTTTGGGCAGAGGTTGTGTTTTGGGCAGTTATCTTGCTTTTAGGCGTGATGCTTATTTTTGCTCCAAGCTTTAAGGCCTTAGAAACTGCAAAACTAACATTTGGAAAATATAAACAAACTGCTTTTATTGTTTGTGCTTTTGTGGTTGCTTCTAATATTCTCCAAGCTTTTGTTAGCACAGGTATTCCTCCTTATTTAGGGCAAGGAGATCCAGTTCGTTTCTCTTTTAATCCCAAAAATGTTGTTTGGTCAACAGAGGGATGGAATGAAACTTGGAGTGGAATTTCTTTTTTAGGAAAGCGTGATGTAAAAGATCCTGATTATGCTTTTGCACCTACTAAAGTTATAAGCTTTAACCATAATGCCAATCAATCTCCATTTGAGAAAATTGACAGAAGTCTTAAGATTGTAGATACACAAGTTTTGCCATTTAATCAACCCTTAAATACTTTAAATAGCATTGATAATACTTTGATTGCAAGTTCAAAATTTGATGTGTATTTTTTAGATAAAGATTTTAAAGTTGAAGATAGCTTTGAGCTTGATCCTAATTTTTCAGCTACAATCAACCCTATTGTGGGAATTGTTCCATTTATGCAAGATAAATATTTATTGATGGGTTCTAATAAAACTTTATTGAGGTTTGCAAGAAATCCTAATGCAGATGCTCAATTGCAGTATGCAGATTTTATTAAAGGGGCGGATAGATTTGAAGGAAGAGGTGAAAATTTAGGCAGGAATAGATTAGATACAGTAAGATCTAAATTCCATCACACTCTTTCAGTGGCTACAGATGGAAAGTATTTCTATTTAGCTACGGTTCCAAATAATAAAGATAAAAATACTTTTGTAATCAGTCAGTTTTTGGAAAAAGATCAGGTTTTATCGGCTGAATTTACTCCTAAAGCAGATCTTAAGCCCTCAAGAAGTTTAGGAGATCTTTATATTACTTCAATGGTATCGCGTCATAACAAGCTTTATGCATTAAGTAAGCAATACAATGTGATTATTATTATTGATCCATTAGAGCAAAAAGTGGAAAAAGTAATCTCTTATCCCGAAAATATTACAAATGCAAGGGCTTTGTTGATTGAGGGAGATAAAATCAAGATTCTTAGCTATGAGGATAAAAAAAATCTACTTTATACCCTTGATTGA
- a CDS encoding McrB family protein, translating to MKERELWGKYVERNFWLYRARDDEERWKNIYNNGLIGIPWRELGDLKQYSSKEEIEKVLNEKYPSKSKNRQNDRLANWQFCNDIKIGDVVIATEDNNEIVCYGKVIKEYFYDDTIDDEFASFIKIEWIKRGKWKLEGWTPKTLTRMNDYQPYLDNILRKIGFYDNKVELKTDFAYRDCIPHNQILYGPPGTGKTFSVADKAIEILDPSKLGDSREMIKKIFDTYKNQGQIEFITFHQSYSYEDFIEGIRPKISDRGEVSYEIKDGIFKKICKKALENYNNSLKNLEELQEEEEITKKVEDFLDHLIENEIKIQKTKKGEFFVSDYDKHRIYISTKDTKIDIAPSMDEFIRIIKSKKDFASSKEMAKEVFGEDNQQQKRTYLFHLFKLFKNFKDEKKYEIKNIENHLKPYVLIIDEINRGNVSKIFGELITLIEEDKRIGNDEELRVTLPYSQEEFGIPKNLYIIGTMNTADRSITSLDIALRRRFDFIEVMPDSSKLEKEVVDGINLKDLLDSMNERIRYLYDREKMIGHAFFLKVENKEDLKRIFQKKIVPLLQEYFYNDYERIDVILNHNGMIIEKKIGISSKIELDLPQKAYCVTMDDKVWDDEETYKKIYQE from the coding sequence ATGAAAGAAAGAGAGTTATGGGGCAAATATGTAGAAAGAAATTTTTGGCTTTATAGGGCTAGAGATGATGAAGAAAGGTGGAAAAATATTTACAATAATGGGTTGATAGGTATTCCTTGGAGGGAACTAGGAGATTTAAAACAATATTCAAGTAAAGAAGAAATAGAAAAAGTTTTAAATGAAAAATATCCCTCAAAAAGTAAAAATAGACAAAATGATCGGTTAGCAAATTGGCAATTTTGTAATGATATAAAAATAGGGGATGTTGTTATTGCAACGGAGGATAACAATGAAATAGTTTGTTATGGAAAGGTAATTAAGGAATACTTCTATGATGATACAATCGATGATGAGTTTGCATCATTTATCAAGATAGAATGGATAAAAAGAGGAAAATGGAAGCTGGAGGGTTGGACACCAAAAACTTTAACTAGAATGAATGACTATCAGCCTTATTTAGATAATATCTTAAGGAAAATTGGCTTTTATGATAATAAAGTAGAGTTAAAAACAGATTTTGCCTATAGGGATTGTATCCCGCATAATCAGATTCTTTATGGACCTCCTGGGACAGGGAAGACTTTTTCTGTAGCTGATAAAGCAATTGAAATCTTAGATCCTAGTAAGCTAGGAGATTCTAGAGAGATGATTAAAAAGATTTTTGATACTTATAAAAATCAGGGTCAAATTGAATTTATTACTTTTCATCAAAGCTATAGCTATGAGGATTTTATCGAGGGGATAAGACCAAAAATAAGTGATCGTGGTGAAGTGAGCTATGAAATCAAAGATGGAATCTTTAAAAAAATTTGCAAGAAAGCTTTAGAAAATTACAATAATTCTCTAAAAAATCTAGAAGAACTTCAGGAAGAAGAGGAAATAACAAAAAAGGTTGAAGATTTTTTAGATCACTTGATTGAAAATGAGATAAAAATACAAAAAACTAAAAAAGGAGAATTTTTTGTCAGTGATTATGACAAACATAGAATCTATATCTCCACAAAAGATACAAAGATAGATATAGCACCCTCTATGGATGAGTTTATCAGGATCATAAAGTCTAAAAAAGATTTTGCTAGTTCAAAGGAAATGGCAAAAGAAGTTTTTGGAGAAGATAATCAGCAACAAAAGAGAACTTATTTATTTCATTTATTTAAGCTGTTTAAAAATTTTAAGGATGAGAAAAAATATGAGATAAAAAATATTGAAAACCACCTAAAACCTTATGTCCTTATCATCGATGAAATCAATCGTGGAAATGTGAGTAAAATTTTTGGAGAGTTGATTACATTGATTGAAGAAGATAAAAGAATAGGTAATGATGAAGAATTAAGGGTAACCCTGCCTTATAGTCAAGAAGAATTTGGCATTCCTAAAAATCTTTATATTATCGGGACAATGAATACAGCAGATAGGAGTATTACAAGTTTAGACATTGCTTTAAGAAGAAGATTTGATTTTATAGAAGTAATGCCAGATAGCTCAAAACTAGAGAAGGAAGTAGTAGATGGTATTAATCTAAAAGATTTGCTTGATAGTATGAATGAGAGAATTAGATATCTCTATGATAGGGAAAAAATGATAGGTCATGCATTCTTTTTAAAAGTAGAGAATAAAGAAGATCTTAAGAGAATCTTCCAAAAAAAGATTGTTCCACTTTTACAAGAGTATTTTTATAATGACTATGAGAGAATAGATGTAATTTTAAATCATAATGGAATGATTATTGAAAAGAAGATTGGAATATCTTCTAAAATAGAGCTTGATTTACCACAAAAAGCTTATTGTGTTACTATGGATGATAAAGTTTGGGATGATGAAGAAACCTACAAAAAAATTTACCAAGAATGA
- a CDS encoding phytoene desaturase family protein: MQKFDVVVIGSGLGGLSCGATLSKSGKKILVLEQHSLIGGCATCFPRKGMMVDAGLHELDFGTRDRDMKHHIFDVLGLWDKIKLVPLPTAWTIQSQSEKFIIPHGNTQEVLKKMFPYEAEGIDKYFKKIDFQAKIAKKFPFDMKFLEFFIAPITTVIFLTYNVIRNKTAGEVLDECIRDSKLKRILNINLVYYHYDPYKFIWSYHAIPQKGYYTQGMYVKGGSQALSNGFASIITENGGEVRAKADVTKILLDGNKAVGVRYFDKNTKEEVEVYADKIVANCDPMIVYSELLPQDRSYEKDLRLTRDFETETSLLSIYMIFEKNLSEIYPDMDYSTFILDDKELNKDFKDSSYAKLDYKDMGFVFVNYSKIDSGLSDRDDRFLGVITTFARYDDWNLEKEEYKAKKEELKAFFEKRLEETFPGIMQYCIHSELATPKTIQRYIRTRKGTPYGYDQNKEGFMGRERYDSKSVKNLYFASAFGFPGGGFTGAILSGYRTAKKILNPWGLTKKIALCVFFGFAVVEIIKFIAGLFF; encoded by the coding sequence ATGCAGAAGTTTGATGTTGTAGTTATAGGGTCGGGATTAGGAGGGTTGAGTTGTGGTGCAACCCTAAGCAAAAGTGGAAAAAAAATTTTAGTTTTAGAGCAACATAGTTTAATTGGTGGATGTGCTACTTGCTTTCCTAGAAAAGGTATGATGGTAGATGCCGGATTACATGAGCTTGATTTTGGCACAAGAGATAGGGATATGAAGCATCATATCTTTGATGTACTTGGACTTTGGGATAAAATTAAGTTGGTGCCATTGCCAACAGCTTGGACAATACAATCACAGAGTGAAAAATTTATCATTCCTCATGGGAATACGCAAGAAGTTTTGAAGAAGATGTTTCCTTATGAAGCAGAGGGGATTGATAAGTATTTTAAAAAAATAGATTTCCAAGCCAAGATTGCCAAAAAATTCCCCTTTGATATGAAATTTTTAGAGTTTTTTATTGCTCCAATTACAACTGTAATATTCTTGACATACAATGTTATTAGGAATAAGACAGCTGGAGAGGTTTTAGATGAGTGTATCAGAGATTCAAAACTTAAAAGAATTTTAAATATTAATCTTGTTTATTATCACTATGATCCCTATAAGTTTATTTGGAGCTATCACGCAATTCCTCAAAAGGGTTATTATACACAAGGAATGTATGTAAAGGGTGGGTCACAAGCATTGTCTAATGGTTTTGCTAGTATCATCACTGAAAATGGTGGAGAAGTTAGAGCAAAGGCAGATGTAACTAAGATACTTTTAGATGGTAATAAGGCAGTTGGTGTAAGATACTTTGATAAGAACACTAAAGAAGAAGTAGAGGTTTATGCTGATAAGATTGTTGCAAATTGTGATCCTATGATTGTATATAGTGAGCTTTTGCCTCAAGATAGGAGTTATGAAAAAGATCTTAGACTTACTAGAGATTTTGAGACAGAAACTTCACTTTTATCCATTTATATGATCTTTGAAAAAAATTTAAGTGAGATTTATCCTGATATGGATTACAGCACTTTTATTCTAGATGACAAGGAATTAAATAAAGATTTCAAAGATTCTAGTTATGCAAAATTAGATTACAAGGATATGGGTTTTGTTTTTGTAAATTATTCTAAAATCGATAGTGGTTTGAGTGATAGAGATGATAGATTTTTAGGTGTAATTACAACATTTGCAAGATATGATGATTGGAATCTAGAAAAAGAAGAATATAAGGCAAAAAAAGAGGAATTAAAGGCTTTTTTTGAAAAAAGATTAGAAGAGACTTTTCCTGGGATAATGCAATATTGCATTCATTCAGAGTTGGCTACACCAAAGACTATCCAAAGATATATTAGAACCAGAAAGGGAACCCCTTATGGATATGATCAAAACAAAGAGGGCTTTATGGGTAGAGAAAGATATGATTCAAAAAGTGTAAAAAATCTCTATTTTGCCTCTGCATTTGGTTTTCCAGGTGGAGGTTTTACTGGGGCTATTTTATCTGGCTATCGCACGGCAAAGAAGATTTTAAATCCTTGGGGACTCACAAAGAAGATAGCTTTATGCGTATTTTTTGGCTTTGCTGTAGTTGAGATTATTAAGTTTATTGCTGGGTTGTTTTTTTAA
- a CDS encoding TonB-dependent receptor, with protein MKKILIPFLTTLAVFAQEETKKLEQIVTTDFKTKLDEINRNVYIIDKDMIENKGYTSLNQVFSYAPFVGFSNTGMGTNIDLRGQGNSANVSTKVLLNGIGLNMLDSSHGVTPLDSISINDVESIEILPGGGAVMYGNGTRGGVVNIITKKRYDQFNLSTGISYNYSNGSRPQFDIKLGDKIKDNLFYTLSARYLFQEGYRNKDIKHLGNIGGNFTWDINSNHSISFDFNYFKGVDFSTPVLRFSDISNPSKSDRTKAGNGDITTLQDRISLSLNYDYKITENQSLNLKTFYHYYKFFYDKNLQVLNYNYGNFHLENTRVNQKGSYFVDSKAGIQAKYDFKHKNGLFILGFDSIYNQGIRNLNLNIDWTGNITIPSPSPSPSPSAITGYDHSILTYVNAIKLSNAIYAIEKYDFTKNFSLTTGGRYEFAWYDGYRTLNNKMAIGMGPAVLPISPYSLYKKISDTSHNFAFELIPKYSFNIGDLYFKYEHGFRSPNPDNLTSRNGSNSRSNYINTNVKSENYDTFEIGTKLFTTNTMFLLTFFYTLTQDEIYSVGSAHTGNGFSVGNYDLTQRAGVELASEQFFFDGILSLNESFSYIDARILRDKGKHFRDRLVPYVSNYKATIGANYEFIKNYTLWIQNSFIGAQRDTAQNKIKPYSLTDIGLRFKNKFFSVTVGIRNLFDTFYYTFYNRDQSDEVTGYAFTIGQGRSYFIEGRYQF; from the coding sequence ATGAAAAAAATTCTGATACCATTTTTAACTACTCTTGCTGTATTTGCACAAGAAGAAACAAAAAAGCTTGAACAAATTGTCACTACCGATTTTAAAACAAAGCTTGATGAAATCAATCGTAATGTCTATATCATTGATAAAGATATGATTGAAAACAAAGGATATACCTCTCTAAATCAGGTATTTTCATATGCCCCATTCGTTGGTTTTAGCAACACTGGTATGGGAACCAATATTGATTTGAGGGGACAGGGAAATAGTGCCAATGTAAGCACCAAAGTTCTTCTTAATGGAATTGGACTTAATATGCTAGATTCATCACATGGAGTAACACCTCTTGATAGCATTAGCATTAATGATGTGGAAAGTATTGAAATTTTACCAGGTGGAGGTGCTGTAATGTATGGCAATGGGACAAGAGGAGGTGTTGTTAATATTATTACTAAAAAACGATACGATCAATTTAATCTAAGTACTGGCATCTCTTATAACTACTCCAATGGCTCAAGACCTCAATTTGATATAAAACTAGGAGATAAAATCAAAGACAATCTTTTTTACACCCTATCTGCAAGATATCTATTTCAAGAGGGCTATAGGAATAAAGATATTAAACATTTAGGAAATATCGGGGGAAATTTTACTTGGGATATCAACTCAAACCACAGTATTTCCTTTGATTTTAACTATTTTAAGGGAGTAGATTTTAGCACTCCTGTTTTAAGATTTAGTGATATTAGCAATCCTAGTAAATCAGATAGAACAAAAGCTGGAAATGGGGATATTACCACCTTGCAAGATAGAATCTCTCTTTCGCTTAATTATGATTATAAAATTACTGAAAACCAATCCCTTAACTTAAAAACTTTTTATCACTATTATAAATTTTTCTATGATAAGAATTTGCAAGTTTTAAATTACAATTATGGAAATTTTCACCTAGAAAATACACGGGTAAATCAAAAAGGAAGTTATTTTGTAGATTCAAAAGCTGGTATTCAAGCAAAATATGATTTTAAACATAAAAATGGTCTTTTTATTTTGGGGTTTGATAGTATTTATAATCAAGGGATTAGAAATCTTAATTTAAATATTGATTGGACTGGAAATATAACTATTCCATCCCCATCTCCATCTCCATCCCCAAGTGCTATTACTGGCTATGATCACTCTATTTTAACCTATGTTAATGCTATCAAACTTAGCAATGCTATCTATGCTATAGAGAAATATGACTTTACTAAAAACTTCTCCCTTACTACGGGTGGAAGATATGAATTTGCTTGGTATGATGGATATAGAACACTAAATAATAAAATGGCAATTGGTATGGGTCCTGCTGTTTTGCCAATTAGCCCCTACTCACTCTATAAAAAAATCTCTGATACCTCACATAATTTTGCTTTTGAGTTAATACCAAAATATAGCTTTAATATAGGAGATTTATATTTTAAATATGAGCATGGTTTTCGCTCGCCAAATCCAGATAATCTTACAAGTAGGAATGGAAGTAATTCAAGGAGCAATTACATAAATACAAATGTAAAGTCTGAAAACTATGATACTTTTGAAATAGGTACCAAGCTTTTTACAACCAATACAATGTTTTTACTTACATTCTTTTATACACTCACACAAGATGAGATCTATAGTGTAGGAAGTGCCCATACTGGGAATGGCTTTTCTGTGGGAAATTATGATTTAACACAAAGAGCTGGGGTTGAGTTGGCAAGTGAGCAATTCTTTTTTGATGGAATTTTGAGCCTTAATGAGAGTTTTAGTTATATTGATGCAAGAATCCTAAGAGATAAAGGGAAACATTTTAGAGATAGACTAGTTCCATATGTAAGTAATTATAAGGCTACTATTGGAGCAAACTATGAATTTATTAAAAACTATACTTTATGGATCCAAAACTCCTTTATAGGTGCTCAAAGAGATACAGCACAAAATAAAATCAAGCCCTATAGTCTTACAGATATTGGATTAAGATTTAAAAATAAATTCTTCTCTGTTACTGTTGGTATTCGCAATCTTTTTGATACTTTTTACTATACTTTCTATAACAGAGATCAAAGTGATGAGGTTACAGGTTATGCCTTTACCATAGGTCAAGGAAGAAGCTACTTTATTGAAGGACGCTATCAGTTTTAA
- a CDS encoding McrC family protein yields MRSFTIIEWGSFSKKTLEDSIRENKDQTTSQSIDKIAEQWFDELMRFAENKNNTSFLTFCKRDELKVKNYVGIIQTKSGVLEILPKCFDLSDGIEILEDKEMSLEESYQIKNFCEQQSIDSKKKKRVIAKDEAIKYTRKFLIHCLGTLLGIPLRNSDLASLDIAKVSLLEIFIQMFIQEFEKIYQKGILHQYVEVEENRKVLKGKFLLNQQLRLNLIHKERFYTLSDEYIADNLLNAIIKTTLIFLKSKTSNHTTFARINQAIEILREVSVLQSYEIDFRRCGYSRHYHYYKNILTWCEIFLKQNSFISHKGNNEVYTLLFPMEKLFESFIASMLKKQNKDYQIKAQKKDKRLLINFNGEERFQLCPDLYMKKEDKVIIADTKWKILDSNNNHFGVSQNDLYQLFAYAKYYDAKEVWIIYPRTYKKEQEELEENIFKRYKGAKYKDQNIDLRILFAPLIF; encoded by the coding sequence ATGAGAAGCTTTACAATCATAGAGTGGGGGAGTTTTAGTAAGAAAACTCTAGAAGATAGTATCAGAGAAAACAAAGACCAAACCACAAGCCAATCTATAGATAAAATTGCAGAGCAGTGGTTTGATGAATTGATGAGGTTTGCTGAAAATAAAAACAACACTTCTTTTTTAACCTTTTGTAAAAGAGATGAGCTAAAGGTTAAAAACTATGTGGGTATTATCCAAACAAAAAGTGGAGTTTTGGAAATACTACCAAAGTGTTTTGATTTATCAGATGGGATAGAAATATTAGAAGATAAAGAAATGTCTTTAGAGGAGTCTTATCAAATTAAAAATTTTTGTGAGCAACAAAGTATAGATTCTAAGAAAAAGAAAAGAGTGATTGCAAAAGATGAGGCTATAAAATACACTAGAAAATTTTTAATTCATTGTTTAGGGACATTATTAGGTATTCCTTTAAGGAATTCTGACCTTGCTTCATTGGATATTGCAAAGGTTTCTTTACTTGAGATATTTATTCAAATGTTTATCCAAGAGTTTGAAAAAATCTATCAAAAGGGTATTTTGCATCAATATGTAGAGGTTGAAGAAAATAGAAAAGTGCTTAAAGGTAAGTTTTTATTAAATCAGCAATTACGCCTTAATCTAATCCACAAAGAGCGTTTTTATACTTTGAGTGATGAGTATATTGCTGATAATTTATTAAATGCAATCATTAAAACAACTTTAATTTTTTTAAAAAGCAAAACCTCTAATCATACTACATTTGCAAGAATCAATCAGGCGATAGAAATTCTTAGGGAGGTGTCAGTATTACAAAGCTATGAGATTGATTTTAGAAGGTGTGGCTACTCAAGGCATTATCATTATTATAAAAATATTTTGACTTGGTGTGAGATATTTTTAAAACAAAATAGCTTTATATCTCATAAGGGAAATAATGAAGTCTATACACTGCTTTTTCCAATGGAAAAACTTTTTGAATCTTTTATTGCTTCAATGCTAAAAAAACAAAATAAGGATTATCAAATAAAAGCGCAGAAAAAGGATAAGCGTCTTCTAATTAATTTTAATGGTGAAGAAAGGTTTCAATTATGCCCTGATCTTTATATGAAAAAAGAGGATAAGGTCATCATAGCAGATACAAAGTGGAAGATTTTAGATTCTAATAATAATCATTTTGGAGTTTCTCAAAATGATCTCTATCAGCTTTTTGCTTATGCAAAATATTATGATGCCAAAGAAGTATGGATCATCTATCCAAGGACTTATAAAAAAGAACAAGAAGAGTTAGAAGAAAATATTTTTAAGAGATATAAGGGAGCAAAATATAAAGATCAAAATATTGATCTAAGGATATTATTTGCTCCACTTATTTTTTAA
- a CDS encoding energy transducer TonB — MKILQSLREKIKRPSTIGFIVASVIYLSVLTFLFANFSKSITVQENGNQTVTMKLASVNSGGNETHFSKAPPKPPKKPKPKKPKPKKKHHKTPMEQPKEILKEEPIVQKQEIVDEKQKSSNIDQEGSNNEALAYNQGVNDEFLSKIRLAISNSNPYPRIARVRGLEGEVTIEFILNIDGSLEGLKILKSTAGDILNKSALRAVGDASKYFPTPKQKVRIKVPIVYSLSKS, encoded by the coding sequence ATGAAAATTTTGCAATCTCTACGAGAAAAAATTAAAAGACCTTCTACAATAGGTTTTATCGTTGCTTCAGTAATTTATTTGTCAGTTTTAACATTTCTTTTTGCCAACTTTAGCAAGAGTATTACCGTACAAGAAAATGGTAATCAAACCGTTACAATGAAGCTTGCTAGTGTTAATAGCGGGGGTAATGAGACACATTTTTCTAAGGCACCTCCAAAGCCTCCCAAAAAGCCAAAGCCAAAGAAACCAAAGCCAAAGAAGAAGCATCACAAAACCCCAATGGAACAGCCAAAAGAGATTTTAAAAGAAGAGCCTATTGTTCAAAAACAAGAAATTGTTGATGAAAAACAAAAAAGCTCTAATATAGATCAGGAAGGAAGCAATAATGAAGCTCTTGCTTACAATCAAGGGGTTAATGATGAGTTTTTATCTAAGATTAGACTTGCTATTTCAAACAGTAATCCCTATCCAAGAATAGCTAGGGTTAGAGGATTAGAGGGTGAAGTTACAATAGAATTTATTTTAAATATTGATGGAAGTTTAGAAGGATTAAAAATCCTAAAAAGTACTGCTGGAGATATTTTAAATAAAAGCGCACTCCGAGCTGTAGGAGATGCATCAAAATATTTTCCTACACCTAAACAAAAAGTAAGAATTAAAGTCCCTATCGTATATAGCCTAAGTAAAAGTTAA
- a CDS encoding HugZ family heme oxygenase, with translation MDFSSIIKHMNEHHQSDMAGLCKKFGNATEINEVILEGVDFDGLDLVYNKTQKLRVEFAQRADHTSIKQAIIDLCQSVPKTLEFDKVKEEIENFKKEFNSCILATITQDNFPLSSYAPLIQIDGKYYIYISAVAEHFDNIKNNPQKIEVMFLEDECKAKSIILRKRLRYRAEARFIQRDSEEFNKALDSLESCMGGSGGIKTIRGFSDFSLIELIFKDGRFVKGFGQAYLISSSGEVEHIGISNNPHTRPHQ, from the coding sequence ATGGATTTTTCAAGCATTATAAAACATATGAATGAACATCATCAAAGTGATATGGCAGGTCTTTGCAAGAAGTTTGGAAATGCCACAGAAATCAATGAAGTAATCTTAGAGGGTGTAGATTTTGATGGTCTAGACCTCGTTTATAATAAAACTCAAAAATTAAGAGTTGAGTTTGCTCAAAGAGCTGATCACACAAGTATCAAACAGGCAATCATTGATTTATGTCAGAGTGTTCCTAAAACACTAGAGTTTGACAAGGTTAAAGAGGAGATAGAGAACTTTAAAAAAGAATTTAACTCTTGTATCTTAGCTACCATTACTCAAGATAATTTTCCTCTAAGTTCTTATGCACCTCTGATTCAAATTGATGGAAAGTATTATATTTACATCAGTGCTGTAGCAGAGCATTTTGATAACATAAAAAACAATCCGCAAAAAATTGAGGTAATGTTTTTAGAAGATGAATGCAAAGCAAAGTCAATTATTTTAAGAAAAAGATTGCGCTATAGAGCAGAAGCAAGGTTTATCCAAAGAGATAGCGAAGAATTTAACAAGGCACTTGATAGTCTAGAATCTTGTATGGGTGGATCTGGAGGAATTAAAACAATTCGTGGTTTTTCAGATTTTAGTCTCATTGAACTAATCTTTAAGGATGGAAGATTTGTTAAGGGATTTGGCCAAGCCTATCTTATTTCTAGTTCTGGAGAAGTAGAACACATAGGTATTAGTAATAATCCACACACAAGGCCACATCAATAG
- a CDS encoding DMT family transporter, which yields MQNQLKFFFFAILAESFIIYASVLVKIIDIKPIMLGFYRVALAIPVFLFFARKSLLKVSLKDCLLMILAGIFFGLDLVFFNTALHHTSVAHVNLISSLVCFILVPIGIIFFKEEIQISFVLGAGITLIGIFLLLGGKDSNSVSSLFGDFLAFISMCCYSIFLALVYKMRKTYGAMLLMVFSCVGSSILLLGTGTILEGFQAPMHLKDWLLVLLVVMFGQILGQGFFGYIMGKLDTQTSSLTLLLSPIIATILGYLFLKETINVYEMIGILLIIFGAFIAKR from the coding sequence ATGCAAAATCAACTAAAATTTTTCTTCTTTGCAATTCTTGCTGAAAGTTTCATCATTTATGCAAGTGTATTAGTAAAAATTATTGACATCAAGCCTATTATGCTTGGTTTTTATCGTGTTGCACTTGCCATCCCTGTTTTCCTTTTCTTTGCACGCAAAAGCTTGCTTAAAGTATCTCTTAAAGATTGTTTATTGATGATATTAGCAGGAATATTTTTTGGTTTAGATTTAGTATTTTTCAATACAGCTTTACATCACACAAGCGTAGCTCATGTCAATCTTATTAGCTCTCTTGTATGTTTTATCCTTGTACCCATTGGAATTATATTTTTCAAAGAGGAAATACAAATAAGCTTTGTTTTAGGTGCAGGAATCACCCTTATTGGTATTTTTTTGCTTCTTGGAGGAAAGGATTCTAATAGTGTTTCATCTCTATTTGGAGATTTTTTAGCATTTATTAGTATGTGTTGCTATAGCATATTTTTAGCTCTTGTCTATAAAATGAGAAAAACATATGGAGCGATGCTACTGATGGTTTTTTCCTGTGTTGGATCTAGTATTTTACTCCTAGGCACAGGAACTATTCTAGAAGGTTTTCAAGCTCCTATGCATTTAAAAGATTGGTTATTGGTGCTATTGGTGGTAATGTTTGGACAAATTCTTGGACAAGGTTTTTTTGGCTACATTATGGGGAAGCTTGACACACAAACCTCCTCACTAACGCTACTCCTATCACCTATTATTGCAACAATCCTTGGCTATCTATTTTTAAAAGAAACAATCAATGTCTATGAAATGATTGGTATATTATTAATAATTTTTGGTGCATTTATTGCAAAACGCTAA
- the dba gene encoding disulfide bond formation protein Dba: MEFLEMLLILIAMILMIRKPQKENLAFGILMFSWALMIFMYVGHKSLGILTTMNL, encoded by the coding sequence ATGGAATTTCTGGAAATGCTATTGATTTTGATAGCTATGATTTTGATGATTAGGAAGCCCCAAAAAGAAAATTTAGCCTTTGGTATTTTGATGTTTTCTTGGGCATTGATGATTTTTATGTATGTGGGACACAAGTCCTTGGGTATTCTTACCACAATGAATCTTTAG